The following proteins come from a genomic window of Calditrichota bacterium:
- the menH gene encoding 2-succinyl-6-hydroxy-2,4-cyclohexadiene-1-carboxylate synthase, producing the protein MHSNLLHFEWRGEKDEPPALFLHGFMGSTADWQTVFEKLGKYFHCLAVDLPGHGKTNLLPEGNSYSMPSTAKHVLNILDHEQVKKCTLIGYSMGGRLALYLALHFPHRFDRLVLESASPGLASEADRAARQKHDEMLALELEHLPFNEFLQKWYDQPFFESLKGHPRFQKMFSLRLQNDPRRLANSLRFMGSGAQPSLWKKLGTLQTPTLIFAGGLDKKFIDIGSRMKEKIENAKFKMIENCGHNIHFENPEDYSQEILAMESKYEYR; encoded by the coding sequence ATGCATTCGAATCTCCTTCATTTTGAATGGCGCGGAGAAAAGGACGAACCCCCCGCTCTCTTTCTGCACGGTTTTATGGGATCGACTGCGGATTGGCAAACGGTATTCGAAAAGCTCGGCAAGTATTTTCACTGTCTGGCTGTTGATTTGCCCGGACATGGCAAAACGAATCTTTTACCCGAAGGCAATTCTTATTCAATGCCCTCAACGGCAAAGCACGTTTTAAACATTTTGGATCATGAGCAAGTGAAAAAATGCACACTGATCGGCTATTCCATGGGCGGACGACTGGCGCTCTACCTGGCGCTGCATTTTCCGCATCGTTTTGACCGGCTCGTACTCGAGTCCGCTTCGCCCGGGTTGGCGTCCGAAGCCGATCGCGCTGCCCGTCAAAAACACGATGAAATGCTGGCGCTGGAATTGGAGCATTTGCCGTTCAATGAATTTTTGCAAAAATGGTATGACCAGCCGTTCTTTGAATCTTTGAAAGGCCATCCGCGTTTTCAAAAAATGTTTTCCTTGCGTCTGCAAAATGATCCCAGGAGGCTGGCCAACTCGCTTCGATTCATGGGCAGCGGAGCGCAGCCGTCATTGTGGAAAAAATTGGGCACATTGCAAACGCCCACTCTGATTTTTGCCGGTGGACTCGATAAGAAATTTATTGACATTGGCTCCCGGATGAAGGAAAAAATTGAAAACGCAAAATTTAAAATGATCGAAAATTGCGGGCACAATATTCATTTTGAAAACCCGGAAGATTATTCACAGGAAATTTTAGCAATGGAGAGTAAATATGAGTACCGTTGA